In a genomic window of Amycolatopsis japonica:
- a CDS encoding nuclear transport factor 2 family protein, translating to MTTPRDVFDALSERITARRWDEIFALYAEDAVVENPQRPPVPSRYEGRETLRKNFGGGLNARMDRADVLIHGTTDPEVIVAEYRNVGEALDTGKSFDIANIQLLRMRDGLIVHSRDYHDYLPLIAAQDGLENLKKGFETAERELTPVPPRPASTADPKSPRGVFERLAYGVADGDWAGLPELYAEETQVTHLFLPGAETLKSREDLREHFKFGERGAVRFQVRDLAIHETLDPEVVIGEFDYQGTAGGSAEFRVSNIFVLRVRDGLIVESRDYVDHLAIAAATGRLDELISRL from the coding sequence ATGACCACACCCCGCGACGTCTTCGACGCGCTTTCCGAACGCATCACCGCCCGGCGCTGGGACGAGATTTTCGCGCTCTACGCGGAAGACGCCGTCGTCGAAAACCCGCAGCGACCACCGGTTCCGTCCAGGTACGAGGGCCGCGAGACCCTGCGGAAGAACTTCGGCGGCGGCCTGAACGCGCGCATGGACAGGGCGGATGTCCTGATTCACGGGACAACCGACCCGGAGGTGATCGTCGCCGAGTACCGCAATGTCGGCGAGGCGCTGGACACCGGGAAGTCCTTCGACATCGCCAACATCCAGCTGCTCCGCATGCGCGACGGGCTCATCGTCCATTCACGCGACTACCACGACTACCTGCCGCTCATCGCGGCACAGGACGGCCTGGAAAATCTGAAGAAGGGCTTCGAGACCGCGGAGCGCGAGCTCACACCGGTGCCGCCGCGCCCCGCGTCGACGGCGGATCCGAAGAGCCCGCGCGGCGTTTTCGAGCGGCTCGCGTACGGCGTCGCGGACGGCGACTGGGCCGGATTGCCGGAGCTCTACGCCGAGGAAACCCAGGTCACGCACCTGTTTCTGCCCGGGGCGGAGACCCTGAAGTCGAGGGAAGACCTGCGTGAGCATTTCAAGTTCGGCGAGCGGGGCGCGGTCCGTTTCCAGGTCCGGGATCTGGCGATCCACGAGACCCTCGACCCCGAGGTCGTGATCGGCGAGTTCGACTACCAGGGAACGGCGGGCGGCAGCGCGGAATTCCGCGTTTCCAACATCTTCGTGCTGCGCGTGCGCGACGGACTGATCGTCGAATCACGGGACTACGTCGACCATCTCGCCATCGCGGCCGCGACCGGCCGGCTCGACGAGCTGATCTCCCGGCTCTAG
- a CDS encoding acetolactate synthase large subunit gives MTSATSRADANSGTSGARPKPAPPAGTPVRVTGAQSLVRSLEAVGAEVVFGIPGGTILPAYDPLLDSTKVRHVLVRHEQGAGHAATGYAQATGKVGVCMATSGPGATNLVTPLADANMDSVPVVAITGQQSRALIGTDAFQEADICGITMPITKHNFLVTDPADIPRTIAEAFHLASTGRPGPVLVDIPKDVLQEMTSFSWPTEMRLPGYRPTLRPHGKQVREAARLISKSRRPVLYVGGGVVKADASRQLMELAELTGIPVVTTLMARGAFPDSHPQHLGMPGMHGSVAAVAAMQRADLLIALGARFDDRVTGQLSSFAPDAAIVHADIDPAEISKNRKADVPIVGDCAEIITELIEAVRAETDKSAKPDLKDWWTQASAWRDDYPAGYEWPEDGTLSPQYVIERIGSLVGPDAVYTAGVGQHQMWAAQFVKYENPRTWINSGGLGTMGFAVPAAMGAKFGVPDKQVWAIDGDGCFQMTNQELATCAIEGAPIKVAVINNGNLGMVRQWQNLFYSERYSNTDLGTHKHRIPDFTLLAEALGCAGLRCETKEDVDATIRRAMEINDRPVVIDFVVGKDAQVWPMVAAGTGNDEIMAVRGIRPLFDDDEVAAEAEINAAAEGDAR, from the coding sequence ATGACTAGTGCCACCTCGCGAGCTGATGCGAACTCCGGTACCTCCGGTGCCCGACCCAAGCCGGCGCCGCCCGCCGGGACCCCGGTGCGGGTCACGGGCGCGCAGTCGCTCGTCCGCTCGCTCGAGGCGGTGGGCGCGGAGGTCGTGTTCGGTATTCCCGGCGGCACCATTCTCCCGGCGTACGACCCGCTGCTCGACTCGACGAAGGTCCGCCACGTCCTGGTCCGTCACGAACAGGGCGCCGGCCACGCCGCCACCGGGTACGCGCAGGCGACCGGCAAGGTCGGGGTGTGCATGGCCACCTCGGGTCCCGGCGCGACCAACCTGGTCACCCCGCTGGCCGACGCGAACATGGACTCGGTGCCGGTCGTCGCCATCACCGGCCAGCAGTCCCGCGCGCTGATCGGCACGGACGCCTTCCAGGAAGCCGACATCTGCGGCATCACGATGCCGATCACCAAGCACAACTTCCTGGTCACCGACCCGGCGGACATCCCGCGCACCATCGCGGAGGCGTTCCACCTCGCCTCGACCGGCCGTCCCGGCCCGGTCCTGGTGGACATTCCCAAGGACGTCCTGCAGGAGATGACCTCCTTCTCCTGGCCGACGGAGATGCGGCTGCCGGGGTACCGGCCCACGCTGCGCCCGCACGGCAAGCAGGTCCGCGAGGCCGCGCGGCTGATCAGCAAGTCGCGGCGCCCGGTCCTCTACGTCGGCGGTGGCGTGGTCAAGGCCGACGCCTCGCGCCAGCTGATGGAACTGGCCGAACTGACCGGCATCCCCGTCGTCACCACGCTGATGGCGCGCGGCGCGTTCCCCGATTCGCACCCGCAGCACCTCGGCATGCCGGGGATGCACGGTTCGGTCGCCGCGGTCGCCGCGATGCAGCGGGCGGACCTGCTGATCGCCCTCGGCGCGCGCTTCGACGACCGCGTCACCGGGCAGCTGTCCTCGTTCGCGCCGGACGCCGCCATCGTCCACGCCGACATCGACCCGGCCGAGATCTCCAAGAACCGCAAGGCGGACGTGCCGATCGTCGGCGACTGCGCGGAGATCATCACCGAGCTGATCGAGGCCGTCCGCGCCGAGACCGACAAGTCCGCGAAGCCGGACCTGAAGGACTGGTGGACGCAGGCGAGCGCTTGGCGCGACGACTACCCGGCCGGGTACGAGTGGCCCGAGGACGGGACGCTGTCCCCGCAGTACGTCATCGAGCGCATCGGTTCGCTCGTCGGCCCGGACGCGGTCTACACCGCGGGCGTCGGCCAGCACCAGATGTGGGCCGCGCAGTTCGTGAAGTACGAGAACCCGCGCACCTGGATCAACTCGGGCGGCCTCGGCACGATGGGCTTCGCCGTCCCCGCCGCGATGGGCGCCAAGTTCGGCGTGCCGGACAAGCAGGTCTGGGCCATCGACGGCGACGGCTGTTTCCAGATGACGAACCAGGAACTGGCCACCTGCGCCATCGAAGGCGCGCCGATCAAGGTCGCCGTCATCAACAACGGCAACCTGGGCATGGTCCGCCAGTGGCAGAACCTCTTCTACTCCGAGCGGTACTCCAACACCGATCTCGGTACCCACAAGCACCGCATCCCCGACTTCACCCTCCTCGCGGAGGCGCTCGGCTGCGCCGGGCTCCGTTGCGAGACCAAGGAGGACGTCGACGCCACCATCCGGCGCGCCATGGAGATCAACGACCGCCCCGTCGTGATCGATTTCGTGGTGGGGAAGGATGCCCAGGTGTGGCCCATGGTGGCCGCGGGCACCGGTAACGACGAAATCATGGCCGTGCGCGGGATCCGCCCGCTCTTCGACGACGACGAAGTCGCCGCCGAGGCGGAAATCAACGCGGCCGCAGAAGGAGACGCCCGATGA
- a CDS encoding TetR/AcrR family transcriptional regulator, with product MDTEKKPLRADARRNYERLLEEARRAFAANGVEASLEEIARRAGVGIGTLYRHFPTREALVETVLREGFDAQAEAARDLLGSPEPVEALKAWFAGMGEQSARYRGLPELMVDVLNDETSPLYASCHAMRDQVSQLVERAKASGELRADVTVHELLVLLHALSWASEHLSGDKGLERLLDLVFAGLRAS from the coding sequence ATGGACACCGAGAAGAAGCCGCTGCGGGCGGACGCCCGGCGCAACTACGAGCGCCTCCTCGAAGAAGCGAGGCGCGCCTTCGCCGCGAACGGCGTCGAGGCGTCACTGGAGGAGATCGCGCGCCGGGCCGGAGTCGGGATCGGAACGCTCTACCGGCACTTCCCGACGAGGGAAGCGCTGGTCGAGACGGTGTTGCGCGAAGGCTTCGACGCGCAGGCCGAAGCGGCTCGCGACCTGCTGGGCTCCCCGGAGCCGGTGGAGGCGTTGAAGGCCTGGTTCGCCGGGATGGGTGAACAGTCGGCGCGCTACCGGGGGCTGCCCGAGCTGATGGTCGACGTCCTCAACGACGAGACCTCGCCGCTGTACGCCTCCTGCCACGCCATGCGTGACCAGGTGTCCCAACTGGTGGAAAGGGCGAAGGCTTCGGGGGAGCTCCGGGCCGACGTCACAGTGCACGAATTACTGGTGCTGCTGCACGCGCTTTCCTGGGCCAGCGAACACCTTTCGGGTGACAAGGGCCTCGAACGGCTCCTCGATCTCGTTTTCGCGGGATTACGGGCGAGTTAA
- a CDS encoding TIGR03620 family F420-dependent LLM class oxidoreductase, with product MDLIEETRERLGPVGVWLPVGMFTPTPDEERRAIRRLEELGYRTVWGGEGPGNRELFAYSAITLAATERVVVGTGIANIWSRPAYTAHSGGRTLAQAFPGRFVLGVGIGHSYQAAKAGSDYRPLDQTRDYLTAMAAAAEEFPSPVPFPRVLAAVGPKMLELARELTDGAHPFAQPFEHTPYSREILGRDKLLIPTHSVLLGDREQARKSVARDIGLMKQYGIPHYFKGWKRLGYTDADIDDVSDRLVDGLTAWGDEERIAGRLKELVDAGADTVLVNPVGDDLTSIVDQLERLAPALTAVTR from the coding sequence ATGGACCTGATCGAAGAAACCCGGGAGCGGCTGGGCCCGGTGGGTGTCTGGTTGCCGGTCGGCATGTTCACGCCGACACCCGACGAAGAACGGCGGGCGATCCGACGCCTGGAAGAGCTGGGTTACCGCACCGTTTGGGGTGGCGAGGGGCCCGGCAACCGGGAGCTGTTCGCCTACAGCGCCATCACCCTCGCGGCCACCGAGCGAGTGGTGGTCGGCACCGGGATCGCGAACATCTGGTCGCGGCCCGCGTACACCGCCCACAGCGGCGGGCGCACACTCGCGCAGGCGTTCCCCGGCCGCTTCGTGCTCGGCGTCGGGATCGGCCACTCCTATCAGGCGGCGAAGGCGGGCTCGGACTACCGGCCGCTCGACCAGACCCGTGACTACCTCACGGCCATGGCCGCGGCGGCGGAGGAATTCCCTTCCCCTGTCCCCTTCCCGCGGGTCCTGGCCGCCGTCGGGCCGAAGATGCTCGAACTCGCGCGGGAGCTCACGGACGGGGCGCATCCGTTCGCCCAGCCCTTCGAGCACACGCCGTACTCGCGCGAAATCCTCGGCCGGGACAAGCTGCTCATCCCCACCCATTCGGTTCTGCTCGGCGACCGCGAACAGGCGCGGAAGAGCGTGGCGAGGGACATCGGGCTGATGAAGCAGTACGGCATCCCGCACTATTTCAAGGGCTGGAAGCGGCTCGGCTACACCGACGCGGACATCGACGACGTCAGCGACCGGCTCGTGGACGGGCTGACCGCGTGGGGCGACGAGGAGCGGATCGCCGGGCGGCTCAAGGAACTCGTCGACGCCGGAGCGGACACCGTGCTCGTCAATCCGGTCGGGGACGATCTCACGTCCATCGTGGACCAGCTGGAACGGCTCGCCCCCGCCCTGACGGCGGTGACCCGATGA
- a CDS encoding DUF397 domain-containing protein, whose product MSEQPVDDKAHIRPDLDLSDAVWIRGEPEGANLKDAVEYALVPHADGVTYTAMRRVVEPDGHLLVFTPTEWDAFLKGVRDGEFDLPA is encoded by the coding sequence ATGAGTGAGCAGCCGGTGGACGACAAGGCGCATATCCGGCCCGACCTGGACTTGAGTGACGCCGTGTGGATCCGAGGCGAACCGGAAGGCGCGAACCTCAAGGACGCCGTCGAGTACGCGCTGGTGCCGCACGCCGACGGGGTCACCTACACCGCGATGCGCCGGGTCGTCGAACCCGACGGGCATCTGCTCGTGTTCACGCCTACTGAATGGGACGCGTTCCTGAAAGGCGTTCGGGACGGCGAATTCGACCTGCCTGCCTAG
- a CDS encoding PH domain-containing protein: MAEEKQREQANEDRKAVFKIPNTALLAIAFLVVCVTPVAFGDVPYLQWLYLFPIALAVFVIRTRTTATANGLEVRTMFGRKDLPWTSLKGLAITDKAKVQAVLKDETKVALPAVRTRHLPVISLVSAGRMADPSGLTDDLAEAPEKRDDSGE, translated from the coding sequence GTGGCAGAAGAAAAGCAGCGGGAACAGGCGAACGAGGACCGCAAGGCCGTCTTCAAAATCCCGAACACGGCATTGCTGGCGATCGCTTTCCTCGTCGTTTGTGTGACGCCTGTCGCGTTCGGCGACGTGCCGTATCTCCAGTGGCTCTACCTCTTCCCGATCGCGCTGGCGGTGTTCGTCATCCGGACCCGCACGACGGCGACGGCCAACGGGCTGGAGGTGCGGACGATGTTCGGGCGGAAGGATCTGCCGTGGACCTCCCTCAAGGGCCTCGCCATCACTGACAAGGCGAAGGTGCAGGCGGTATTGAAGGACGAGACCAAGGTCGCGCTGCCCGCCGTGCGCACCCGTCATCTTCCGGTGATCTCGCTGGTCAGCGCGGGCCGGATGGCCGATCCCTCCGGGCTGACCGACGACCTGGCCGAGGCTCCGGAAAAGCGTGACGATTCCGGGGAGTAG
- a CDS encoding ankyrin repeat domain-containing protein produces the protein MTSPAELAFEKARELIDARDLAGLARLIGDLPTLVHAHGKNGNDLLGMAAATRDERLCRILLDHGADPASANVHGWTALHQAGYVGLPLLVTMLLDAGAPIDVPARGDGGTPLVVALFWGHREAAELLASRSLSPGNLRVAAGLGRADLLDELLAPDGTLAPAAGAHREFHRPHSGFPEWRPSEDPAEIVDEALSWAARNDRSSAVRTLVERGAHVDADVYRGTALTWAAAQGKASAIKTLAELGASVDHRGTFGGLSHGEGVTALHLAVQGGHVDAVRALLDVGADPSLEDSLYSSSALGWAEHFGQTEILAVLRGA, from the coding sequence GTGACGTCACCGGCTGAGCTCGCCTTCGAGAAGGCACGGGAACTGATCGACGCGCGAGACCTGGCCGGGCTCGCGCGCCTGATCGGCGACCTGCCCACCCTTGTCCACGCGCACGGGAAGAACGGGAACGATCTGCTCGGTATGGCCGCCGCGACCCGCGACGAGCGGCTGTGCCGGATCCTGCTCGACCACGGCGCCGATCCGGCGTCCGCCAACGTGCACGGCTGGACGGCGTTGCACCAGGCCGGGTACGTCGGATTGCCGCTGCTGGTCACGATGCTGCTCGACGCGGGCGCCCCCATCGACGTCCCGGCCCGGGGCGACGGCGGGACACCGCTGGTGGTCGCGCTGTTCTGGGGCCATCGGGAAGCCGCGGAGCTGCTGGCTTCGCGCAGCCTCTCCCCCGGCAACCTCCGGGTGGCGGCGGGGCTCGGCCGGGCCGACCTGCTCGACGAACTGCTCGCACCGGACGGCACGCTCGCCCCCGCGGCGGGCGCGCATCGCGAATTCCACCGGCCGCACAGCGGTTTCCCGGAATGGCGGCCGAGCGAGGATCCGGCCGAGATCGTCGACGAGGCGCTTTCGTGGGCGGCACGGAACGACCGGTCCTCTGCTGTGCGCACCCTGGTGGAACGGGGTGCCCACGTGGACGCCGACGTCTACCGCGGCACGGCGCTGACGTGGGCCGCCGCCCAAGGGAAGGCTTCGGCGATCAAGACCTTGGCGGAGCTGGGCGCTTCGGTCGACCACCGGGGGACGTTCGGCGGGCTTTCGCACGGGGAGGGTGTCACGGCGCTGCATCTGGCCGTGCAGGGCGGGCATGTGGACGCCGTGCGGGCGTTGCTCGACGTCGGAGCGGATCCTTCGCTGGAAGACTCGCTGTACTCGTCGTCGGCCTTGGGGTGGGCCGAGCACTTCGGGCAGACGGAGATCCTGGCGGTGTTGCGGGGCGCCTGA
- a CDS encoding NADP-dependent oxidoreductase, whose protein sequence is MRAISQNRLGGPEVLELVDVERPTPGPTQILVRVHAAGVNPVDWKTRETGGIGPMGDPPFILGWDVSGVVEEVGAGASLFSPGDEVFGMPSFPFQAGAYSEFVAAPSRHFARKPSTLDHAHAAAVPLAGLTVWQSLVDTADIRPGQRVLIHAAAGGVGHLAVQIAKARGAYVIGTASAAKHEFLRGLGADELIDYRTTDFADEVRDVDVVLDTIGLEYGPRSLKTLRRGGRLVQLTRTNDERMPELAEAAGVTAGFTLAEPDRTGLLALAELVDSGRLKPTIDTVFPLEEAAKAQELVAAGKTTGKVVLSVVE, encoded by the coding sequence ATGCGAGCGATCAGCCAAAACCGCCTGGGCGGCCCCGAAGTCCTCGAACTCGTCGACGTCGAGAGACCCACCCCGGGCCCGACCCAGATCCTGGTCCGGGTGCACGCCGCCGGCGTCAACCCGGTCGACTGGAAGACCCGCGAGACCGGCGGCATCGGCCCGATGGGCGATCCGCCGTTCATCCTCGGCTGGGACGTGTCCGGCGTGGTCGAGGAGGTCGGCGCGGGCGCTTCCCTGTTCTCCCCCGGCGACGAGGTCTTCGGCATGCCGTCGTTCCCGTTCCAGGCGGGCGCGTACTCGGAATTCGTAGCCGCGCCGAGCCGTCACTTCGCGCGCAAGCCGTCCACTTTGGACCATGCGCACGCGGCCGCGGTCCCGCTCGCGGGACTGACCGTCTGGCAGAGCCTCGTCGACACGGCGGATATCCGGCCAGGGCAACGGGTCCTGATCCACGCGGCGGCGGGCGGCGTCGGGCATCTCGCGGTCCAGATCGCCAAGGCGCGTGGCGCGTACGTGATCGGGACGGCCAGCGCGGCCAAACACGAGTTCCTCCGCGGTCTCGGCGCGGACGAACTCATCGACTACCGCACGACGGATTTCGCCGATGAGGTCCGCGATGTGGACGTCGTCCTCGACACGATCGGCCTGGAGTACGGGCCCCGGTCACTCAAGACGCTGCGCCGCGGCGGCAGGCTCGTCCAGCTCACCCGCACGAACGACGAGCGGATGCCGGAACTGGCCGAGGCGGCCGGAGTCACCGCCGGGTTCACCCTCGCCGAACCGGACCGCACCGGCCTGCTCGCGCTGGCCGAACTCGTCGACAGCGGACGGCTCAAGCCGACCATCGACACGGTGTTCCCGCTGGAAGAGGCCGCGAAAGCCCAAGAACTCGTGGCGGCGGGCAAGACCACGGGGAAGGTGGTGCTCTCCGTCGTGGAATGA
- a CDS encoding TIGR03620 family F420-dependent LLM class oxidoreductase, whose product MNVGIWTFSFDGKEIGEVREAAAEVEELGYDTLWFGEYLGREAFTQAGLLLAATSRMTVATGIARFSHRAPVAAAAAERTLAEAYPGRFVLGLGGHLPGAKPLEGMRGYLDEMDGTELSTPDSPRRRLLAALGPTMLALAAERTDGAHSYFVPVEHTALAREAIGPSSFLAVEQAVVLGSDREIARRHVSMYLELAAHHRANLRRFGFTEADYGSDKLVDALVAVGEDEISARVQAHLDAGADHVCLQVLTGDERIPLAEWRVLSGVGGSVRERDVTG is encoded by the coding sequence ATGAACGTCGGCATCTGGACGTTTTCTTTCGACGGCAAGGAAATCGGCGAAGTCCGCGAGGCGGCCGCGGAAGTCGAGGAGCTCGGCTACGACACGTTGTGGTTCGGGGAGTATCTGGGCCGGGAGGCGTTCACGCAGGCGGGTCTGCTGCTCGCGGCGACCTCACGGATGACCGTCGCCACCGGCATCGCGCGGTTCTCGCATCGGGCCCCCGTCGCGGCGGCCGCCGCCGAGCGAACCCTCGCCGAGGCGTATCCCGGCCGATTCGTCCTCGGCCTCGGCGGACACCTTCCTGGCGCGAAACCGCTGGAAGGGATGCGCGGCTACCTCGACGAAATGGACGGGACCGAACTGTCCACACCGGACTCCCCGCGCCGGCGTCTGCTGGCCGCGCTGGGGCCGACGATGCTCGCCCTGGCCGCGGAACGCACCGATGGGGCACATTCGTACTTCGTCCCCGTCGAGCACACCGCGCTGGCGCGGGAGGCCATCGGGCCCTCGTCCTTCCTCGCCGTCGAACAGGCCGTCGTGCTGGGATCGGACCGGGAGATCGCGCGGCGGCACGTGTCGATGTACCTGGAACTGGCGGCCCACCATCGGGCGAATCTGCGGCGGTTCGGGTTCACCGAGGCGGACTACGGCTCCGACAAGCTGGTGGACGCGCTGGTCGCCGTCGGGGAGGACGAGATCTCCGCGCGGGTCCAGGCGCATCTGGACGCCGGGGCCGACCACGTCTGCCTGCAGGTCCTGACCGGGGACGAACGGATCCCGCTGGCCGAATGGCGGGTTCTGTCGGGGGTCGGGGGTAGCGTGCGGGAGCGTGACGTCACCGGCTGA
- the ilvC gene encoding ketol-acid reductoisomerase yields MAVEIFYDDDADLSIIQGRKVAVIGYGSQGHAHSLSLRDSGVDVRIGLPEGSKSRAKAEEQGLRVLTPAEASAEADLIMILAPDTKQRFIYEQDIAPNLKDGDALFFGHGFNIRYDLIKPPSNVDVAMVAPKGPGHLVRRQFVDGKGVPALIAVEQDASGNAQALALSYAAAIGGARAGVIKTTFTEETETDLFGEQAVLCGGASALVQTGFEVLTEAGYAPEIAYFEVLHELKLIVDLMYEGGIARQRYSISDTAEYGDLTRGPRVISPAVKEEMKKILGEIQDGTFAREWVAEDEAGRPNFTKLEEQGNQHPIEETGKKLRDLMSWVDRPITETA; encoded by the coding sequence ATGGCAGTGGAAATCTTTTACGACGACGACGCGGACCTTTCGATCATCCAGGGTCGCAAGGTCGCCGTGATCGGCTACGGCAGCCAGGGCCACGCGCACTCGCTGAGCCTGCGCGACTCCGGCGTCGACGTCCGCATCGGCCTGCCCGAGGGCTCGAAGTCGCGGGCCAAGGCCGAGGAGCAGGGTCTCCGCGTGCTCACCCCGGCCGAGGCCAGCGCCGAAGCCGACCTGATCATGATCCTCGCGCCGGACACGAAGCAGCGCTTCATCTACGAGCAGGACATCGCGCCGAACCTCAAGGACGGCGACGCGCTCTTCTTCGGGCACGGCTTCAACATCCGCTACGACCTCATCAAGCCGCCGTCGAACGTGGACGTCGCCATGGTCGCCCCGAAGGGCCCGGGCCACCTGGTCCGCCGCCAGTTCGTCGACGGCAAGGGCGTCCCGGCGCTCATCGCGGTCGAGCAGGACGCCTCCGGCAACGCGCAGGCGCTCGCGCTCTCCTACGCGGCCGCCATCGGTGGCGCCCGCGCCGGTGTCATCAAGACGACCTTCACCGAGGAGACCGAGACCGACCTCTTCGGCGAGCAGGCCGTGCTCTGCGGTGGCGCCTCCGCGCTGGTGCAGACCGGTTTCGAGGTGCTCACCGAGGCCGGCTACGCCCCGGAGATCGCCTACTTCGAGGTGCTGCACGAGCTGAAGCTGATCGTCGACCTCATGTACGAGGGCGGCATCGCGCGTCAGCGCTACTCGATCTCCGACACCGCCGAGTACGGCGACCTGACCCGCGGCCCGCGCGTCATCTCGCCGGCGGTCAAGGAAGAGATGAAGAAGATCCTCGGCGAGATCCAGGACGGCACGTTCGCCCGCGAATGGGTCGCCGAAGACGAGGCCGGGCGGCCGAACTTCACCAAGCTCGAGGAGCAGGGCAACCAGCACCCGATCGAGGAGACCGGCAAGAAGCTGCGCGACCTGATGTCGTGGGTGGACCGGCCGATCACCGAAACCGCCTAG
- the ilvN gene encoding acetolactate synthase small subunit: protein MSVHTLSVLVENKPGVLARVSGLFSRRGFNIESLAVGPTENPEVSRMTIVVAVEELPLEQVTKQLNKLVNVIKIVELEKSTAVQRELLLVKVRADNTVRSQVLETVQLFRAKVVDVSPEALTVEATGTSDKIGALLRMLEPYGIRELVQSGMVAVGRGSRSITATSAR from the coding sequence ATGAGCGTGCACACCCTGAGCGTTCTGGTCGAGAACAAGCCCGGTGTCCTCGCGCGGGTTTCCGGACTGTTCTCCCGGCGTGGTTTCAACATCGAATCCCTCGCCGTCGGGCCCACGGAGAATCCCGAGGTGTCCCGGATGACGATCGTGGTCGCCGTTGAGGAGCTACCGCTCGAACAGGTGACCAAACAGCTCAACAAGCTGGTCAACGTCATCAAGATCGTGGAACTGGAAAAGTCCACAGCCGTGCAGCGTGAACTGCTGCTCGTGAAGGTCCGGGCCGACAACACCGTGCGCAGCCAGGTCCTCGAAACAGTGCAGTTGTTCCGCGCGAAGGTGGTGGACGTGTCTCCCGAGGCGCTCACCGTCGAAGCCACCGGGACCTCGGACAAGATCGGTGCCCTGCTCCGGATGCTGGAGCCCTACGGCATCCGTGAACTGGTCCAGTCCGGCATGGTCGCGGTCGGCCGGGGCTCCCGCTCGATCACCGCCACCTCCGCTCGATAA